Proteins from one Sabethes cyaneus chromosome 2, idSabCyanKW18_F2, whole genome shotgun sequence genomic window:
- the LOC128736870 gene encoding LOW QUALITY PROTEIN: serine protease nudel (The sequence of the model RefSeq protein was modified relative to this genomic sequence to represent the inferred CDS: inserted 1 base in 1 codon) — translation MHKSRRKRDLEQENRLQMINYNQLDKDEDSIESDSGDENKNLGFEDVFKEMLKDHSMLQIIYTSNGKDLRAHNDIARSMRRRRKRNIPVDTLSHDVTEYKTLETEYTRCKKEELNVKECDKILEKLKSIADLMSENFVEISNMIHDFKHKKSDYSFAELIDNLSKKEVKYSNAKLLDHIESIDAQTKQKDNPNLPIYSTTYKPLTKPGTISLPTQMPSTVLSPTMTVTADPFEAYNSHENILDDIHDRKGSHIWSSDPIVHSTAQTITVTTKTTSAFTNKKFDVSKTTHHPTIKPVVYNPENHRPIVKDCVHDLDDLLASVDLGPNIKSRNCTKSHTTPQQQQHTTRESVQHRNVPDEPIDDLYTHFGQPAHPIHEELSDHTSEPKDMHDFIMNRSRNRLHYSHDYMDHHFPTTVESMDARSTKQMSPVAASGPFLNLCQQLRNQNSQGPIKTTISNHHNFQAQQFGGIGQTGFPVSGETSHVRFTSAYGGYPPSHFCFYQVPHPSGVVNRPVYGHQEGPPESIPLHLLNDPNITTIIVPRTDPRGFGNIPVNYHKLPGRRDGGATDTEAENQKNIQLICSIVQKGALSDSYSWPMGSVTEPITTGHQAKPIVAPPIIETSSNETEELDRFRVRTNRRGHCNRGWSACASGHQCVRNTQWCNRKTDCLDGSDESHCPCPTRLHPKRICDGYRDCPLGEDEMGCFGCDKFSFSCFNSVYEFESASKAGATCFTTIEKCDGFDNCFNHKDEQDCTMLVKDLGNVKAFSVGHSSGVLHRNHKGKWYPVCRNPIALARQACEAEIGPLDHEPSIERMQGHLPGPFIQGKSSSQHVFQPHFTDTCNGEFNYVRCPQPKCGTTKLNEFPSARIKIRSKRNTTDEIVKSVRIVGGSDAEPGAYPFIVAIFRDGKFHCGGSIYNEHWIISAAHCCDNYHKHYFELRAGMLRKRSFAAQVQIAIITQIIVHHGYSAQTMANDISLMRTDRVLHWNRWVRPICLPDRHRTTGDRDWLWGPKAGSLCTSIGWGALWERGRAPDHLKHVTVPILGYCKHKNDRDGMYICASDPEGGHDACQGDSGGPFVCPSSSNPNEWYLAGVVSHGEGCARRNEPGVYTRIALYLEWIKNKVEESPSDMTPLMACPGFQCPWGTTICLPSSRRCNGEVHCLGGEDEANCPLDNLLGSVMNRTENTTTSNLETTTIAAKVSSVSGHIDGTSTPLPLMTNLNDTISAASNKTTRIIVTTAESPPHTLTLGFRNYSTSTSNPTTSTGKPVTFTVSTTPCPSETTTVQTTTSSTTTLTYSSMHASQINVMKQELETTSELPRIEEILSTVTRQELETTSELPRIQEILSTVTQQDLATTPELPRIQEHETQTQSFRALNETQDVLKTSTIIPLEETAVISNATDHKNVTEMQQVASEITRAVATANEHPFFRNLVDLHDEKYKRLNMFHLSAHNLHTSLQNISDIAINETYRYKRFSCNKIRQSINIAHRCDRIIDCEDGSDEVGCTCRDYLQDKYNFLICDGKTDCWDLTDEKDCFKCEPGTHACRMSKKCIHENQICDSHPDCPLHEDELDCVALTDGYKVYYDANNLSLFRYDGLVTKNKNGSWHLVCGVEIDNQTAAFAGKICSFLGFAGHKNYSQYILQPHVNMSSDLSGALLELVRSHRNISAEADCKALHVSCVPYINATEHEISHFENQHKEIPVQVNIKPINPIKKPQNQDHITFHENEHIEFIENFGDDYDWPWNVDIYLEGEFLCSAIIVDVSWVIVESSNMRLIGLKNDYLSIVAGGAKSYLKITGPYEQVVRVDCYHFIPDARVVMLHLEKQLTFTRHVLPTFIPEXVRIFLVCQDNGYCMIIFDSRDSKIEDNQCLAVAQDKLGRTRTLRVHIDTTNCTSDKYICYQRDREHNYHAEHCYSEAAIRSGVVVCKTTLSGWYPVGFYQHKRGLCGFDEIVRMISLKEYFHDIQHVLGHRKCDYQFPAPHCEGKRCRYGKCVDHSLVCDRKLDCNDGSDEREDWCADKNGTTACLPTHFRCQNGHCVEKSKFCDGRNDCGDLSDEPHECSCYTYIKVTEPSKICDGIRNCWDKSDENPRLCKCRESRFRCGDTNTCVAQDFVCDGEVDCPGGEDERYCYALQQNTAETNFGEVMQQTFGIWHSKCFPKNVKYDDQQIKQICESVGYHRVPKVYGRKMIQESRLRTANSTDHPVDRLRKTATKAVVQNKFSRVKINEKQSFFMKPSRPMFRLVNWNEEDERNCDRLEINCGN, via the exons ATGCATAAATCTAGACGAAAACGTGACTTGGAGCAAGAGAATCGCCTTCAGATGATAAATTATAACCAGTTGGATAAAGACGAGGATTCGATTGAGAGTGATAGTggcgatgaaaataaaaatttaggaTTCGAAGACGTATTCAAAGAGATGTTGAAAGATCACAGCATGCTACAAATAATTTATACCTCAAACGGAAAGGACCTAAGAGCACACAACGATATCGCTCGTTCTATGAGAAGACGACGTAAAAGAAATATTCCCGTGGACACGCTTTCGCATGACGTAACAGAGTACAAAACCTTGGAAACTGAGTATACACGGTGCAAAAAGGAAGAGCTTAATGTTAAAGAATGtgataaaattttagaaaagtTGAAGAGTATCGCCGATTTAATGAGTGAAAATTTCGTGGAAATTTCAAATATGATACACGATTTCAAGCATAAAAAGTCAGATTACTCGTTTGCTGAGCTTATTGACAATTTATCGAAAAAGGaggtaaaatattcaaatgctAAATTGCTCGATCACATTGAAAGTATAGACGCGCAAACCAAGCAAAAAGATAATCCAAATTTACCTATCTATAGCACAACCTACAAACCACTAACTAAACCTGGTACGATCAGTTTACCAACACAGATGCCTTCGACAGTGTTATCTCCAACCATGACAGTCACAGCTGATCCATTCGAAGCTTACAATAGTCATGAAAACATATTAGATGATATTCACGATCGTAAGGGAAGCCATATATGGTCATCCGATCCAATAGTTCATTCTACAGCTCAAACGATAACTGTAACGACAAAAACTACATCTGCTtttacaaacaaaaaatttgacGTGAGTAAAACTACTCACCACCCGACAATCAAACCGGTTGTATACAACCCGGAAAACCATCGTCCAATCGTTAAAGACTGTGTCCATGACCTGGACGATTTGCTGGCCTCCGTTGATTTGGGGCCTAACATTAAATCCCGAAACTGTACAAAATCCCACACTACTCCTCAACAACAGCAACATACTACCAGGGAGTCTGTTCAACATAGAAATGTTCCGGATGAGCCAATTGACGACTTATATACTCATTTCGGTCAGCCTGCGCATCCCATTCATGAAGAGTTAAGTGACCATACTAGTGAGCCCAAAGATATGCATGATTTTATCATGAATCGCTCCAGGAATCGTCTTCACTATAGTCACGATTATATGGACCATCATTTCCCAACGACTGTTGAATCAATGGATGCACGGTCCACCAAACAGATGTCCCCGGTGGCAGCTAGTGGACCGTTTCTGAATCTTTGTCAACAGTTGCGAAATCAAAATTCCCAAGGACCCATTAAAACCACTATTAGCAATCACCATAACTTTCAAGCACAGCAATTTGGAGGAATCGGTCAAACTGGATTTCCTGTGTCCGGAGAGACGTCTCATGTGAGGTTCACTTCCGCTTATGGAGGCTATCCACCAAGTCATTTCTGCTTTTACCAAGTACCGCATCCATCTGGCGTTGTCAACAGACCAGTATATGGTCATCAGGAGG GGCCGCCCGAATCTATCCCACTTCACCTGTTGAATGATCCAAACATCACAACCATCATTGTACCACGAACTGATCCGAGAG GATTTGGTAATATACCAGTGAACTATCATAAATTGCCAGGACGACGTGATGGCGGCGCGACTGATACTGAAGCAGAGAATCAAAAAAACATTCAACTAATCTGTAGTATTGTTCAGAAAGGTGCCCTTTCTGATAGCTATTCGTGGCCGATGGGCAGCGTAACTGAGCCGATCACTACTGGCCATCAGGCTAAACCCATAGTAGCGCCTCCCATTATAGAAACATCGTCAAATGAAACGGAAGAATTGGACAGATTCCGAGTACGCACGAATCGACGTGGACACTGCAACAGGGGATGGAGTGCATGTGCTAGTGGTCATCAATGTGTTCGAAATACCCAATGGTGCAACAGAAAGACTGACTGTCTGGATGGTAGCGATGAAAGTCACTGCCCGTGTCCCACACGACTCCATCCAAAACGAATTTGTGATGGTTATCGAGATTGTCCGCTAGGTGAAGATGAAATGGGCTGTTTCGGGTGCGACAAATTTTCGTTTTCATGTTTCAATAGTGTTTACGAGTTTGAAAGTGCCTCTAAGGCCGGCGCAACATGCTTTACGACAATTGAGAAATGTGATGGTTTCGATAATTGTTTCAATCATAAGGATGAACAAGATTGTACGATGTTGGTAAAAGATTTGGGAAATGTTAAAGCTTTCTCTGTAGGGCATTCATCTGGCGTTTTACATCGCAACCATAAAGGCAAGTGGTATCCTGTTTGCCGTAATCCTATAGCCCTGGCACGGCAAGCCTGTGAGGCAGAAATAGGTCCACTAGATCACGAACCATCGATCGAACGAATGCAGGGACACCTTCCGGGGCCCTTTATACAAGGAAAAAGCTCCAGTCAACATGTGTTCCAGCCACATTTTACGGACACGTGTAACGGAGAGTTTAACTATGTAAGGTGTCCTCAGCCAAAGTGCGGTACAACAAAGCTGAATGAATTCCCCAGTGCACGGATAAAAATCCGATCGAAGCGAAATACTACGGATGAGATAGTGAAAAGTGTTCGGATAGTTGGCGGTTCGGATGCAGAACCGGGTGCTTATCCGTTCATTGTGGCTATCTTCCGTGATGGAAAGTTCCATTGTGGCGGAAGCATCTATAACGAACATTGG ATTATCTCGGCAGCCCACTGTTGTGACAATTATCATAAACATTATTTTGAGCTCCGCGCTGGAATGCTGAGAAAGCGTAGTTTCGCTGCACAAGTACAGATAGCCATAATTACACAAATTATTGTCCACCATGGGTACAGTGCCCAAACGATGGCCAACGATATCAGTTTGATGCGCACGGATCGAGTGCTGCACTGGAACCGCTGGGTGCGTCCCATTTGTCTGCCAGATCGACACCGTACAACCGGCGATCGTGACTGGTTATGGGGACCGAAAGCCGGTTCACTTTGTACGTCAATTGGATGGGGTGCTCTTTGGGAGCGTGGAAGAGCAC CGGATCACCTAAAACATGTGACAGTGCCAATTTTAGGTTATTGCAAACACAAAAATGACCGAGATGGAATGTATATTTGTGCCAGTGATCCCGAAGGTGGTCACGATGCTTGTCAAGGAGATTCCGGGGGACCCTTTGTCTGTCCAAGCTCTTCTAATCCAAACGAATGGTATCTTGCCGGTGTAGTTAGCCACGGAGAAGGGTGTGCTAGAAGGAACGAACCGGGAGTGTACACCAGAATAGCTCTTTATTTAGAATGGATAAAAAACAAAGTTGAGGAGTCACCTTCGGATATGACTCCTTTGATGGCTTGTCCCGGTTTTCAGTGTCCATGGGGAACCACTATCTGCTTACCATCGTCAAGACGGTGTAATGGAGAGGTACACTGTCTTGGTGGTGAGGATGAAGCAAACTGTCCCTTGGATAATCTGCTTGGAAGTGTTATGAACAGAACTGAAAACACTACTACTTCTAATTTAGAAACTACAACTATAGCAGCAAAAGTAAGCTCAGTATCGGGACATATTGACGGTACATCTACTCCATTACCACTGATGACTAATTTAAACGATACGATATCCGCTGCTTCAAATAAAACAACTAGAATTATTGTAACCACTGCAGAAAGCCCTCCACATACATTGACGCTGGGTTTTAGAAATTATTCAACATCTACTAGTAATCCAACAACCAGTACTGGAAAACCAGTAACCTTTACCGTTAGTACCACGCCTTGTCCTTCAGAGACAACAACCGTTCAGACCACAACATCTTCTACGACTACCTTGACATATTCCTCAATGCACGCTTCTCAAATAAATGTTATGAAACAGGAGTTGGAAACTACATCCGAGCTTCCGCGAATCGAAGAAATTCTGTCAACCGTTACGAGACAAGAGTTGGAAACTACATCCGAACTACCGCGAATCCAAGAAATCCTGTCAACCGTTACGCAACAGGATTTGGCAACTACACCCGAGCTTCCACGAATCCAAGAACACGAGACTCAAACACAGTCTTTCAGAGCGTTAAACGAGACACAGGATGTTCTTAAAACGTCTACCATCATTCCATTAGAAGAAACAGCTGTCATAAGCAATGCTACAGACCataaaaacgtaacagaaatgCAGCAAGTAGCATCGGAGATAACAAGAGCAGTTGCTACGGCTAACGAACATCCCTTTTTCCGGAATCTTGTCGATTTGCACGACGAAAAGTACAAACGACTTAATATGTTCCATCTGTCAGCACACAACTTGCACACTTCGTTGCAGAACATCTCCGATATAGCAATCAACGAAACTTATCGGTATAAGCGTTTTAGCTGTAATAA AATCCGTCAATCTATCAATATTGCTCATAGATGCGACCGCATCATAGACTGTGAGGACGGGTCAGATGAAGTTGGCTGCACTTGTCGTGATTACTTGCAAGATAAGTACAACTTTTTGATTTGCGATGGAAAAACAGATTGTTGGGATTTGACTGACGAAAAAGACTGCT TTAAATGCGAACCGGGAACGCACGCATGTCGAATGAGCAAAAAGTGCATCCACGAGAATCAAATTTGCGATAGTCATCCGGATTGTCCTTTGCATGAGGATGAATTGGACTGCG TTGCGTTAACCGATGGGTATAAAGTGTACTATGATGCCAACAACCTATCCCTGTTCAGATACGACGGGTTGGTAACTAAGAATAAAAACGGTTCCTGGCATCTTGTTTGTGGAGTGGAGATAGACAACCAAACGGCTGCATTTGCTGGAAAGATATGTTCCTTTTTAGGATTTGC CGGCCACAAAAATTACTCCCAATACATTCTTCAGCCGCATGTTAACATGTCATCGGATCTTTCCGGAGCACTGTTAGAACTAGTTAGATCTCATCGCAATATATCTGCGGAAGCCGATTGTAAGGCTCTTCATGTATCTTGTGTTCCATACATTAATGCTACAGAACATGAAATTAGCCACTTTGAGAATCAGCATAAGGAAATTCCAGTACAGGTCAATATCAAACCAAtcaatccaatcaaaaaaccacaaAATCAAGACCATATTACATTCCATGAGAATGAGCACATCGAATTTATCGAAAACTTTGGTGACGACTATGATTGGCCCTGGAATGTTGACATCTACCTTGAAGGAGAATTCTTATGCAGTGCCATAATCGTAGATGTCAGTTGGGTAATCGTAGAAAGTTCCAATATGCGATTAATAGGTTTGAAAAACGACTATCTTTCCATTGTGGCCGGAGGTGCTAAATCTTATCTGAAAATTACCGGCCCATACGAACAAGTAGTCAGAGTGGATTGTTATCACTTCATACCTGATGCACGGGTTGTTATGTTGCATTTGGAAAAGCAGCTGACTTTCACTCGCCATGTTCTTCCGACATTCATTCCGG AAGTAAGAATATTTTTAGTTTGTCAAGATAACGGATATTGCATGATTATTTTCGATTCCAGAGACAGTAAAATCGAAGACAACCAGTGCCTTGCTGTAGCCCAGGATAAACTAGGAAGAACACGAACGTTGCGAGTTCATATCGATACGACAAACTGCACGTCAGATAAATACATTTGTTATCAACGCGATCGAGAGCATAATTATCACGCTGAGCATTGCTATTCGGAAGCTGCAATTCGATCCGGGGTTGTGGTTTGTAAAACAACACTCTCCGGTTGGTATCCAGTAGGATTCTATCAACACAAGCGTGGTCTCTGCGGGTTCGATGAAATCGTACGAATGATCTCGCTGAAGGAATACTTCCATGATATTCAGCATGTTCTGGGTCATCGCAAATGTGATTACCAATTTCCAGCACCACACTGCGAGGGTAAACGCTGCCGTTATGGAAAGTGCGTTGATCACTCGTTAGTTTGCGATCGAAAGTTAGATTGTAACGATGGTTCGGATGAGCGTGAAGATTGGTGTGCAGATAAGAACGGGACCACCGCTTGTCTACCAACGCACTTCCGTTGCCAAAACGGGCATTGCGTTGAGAAGAGTAAGTTCTGTGATGGACGAAATGATTGTGGTGATCTGTCAGACGAACCACACGAATGCTCTTGCTACACGTATATCAA AGTGACTGAACCATCGAAAATATGCGACGGCATTCGTAACTGCTGGGATAAATCGGATGAAAATCCGCGTCTTTGCAAATGCAG